Proteins encoded within one genomic window of Synechococcus sp. PCC 7335:
- a CDS encoding triacylglycerol lipase: MSNSSKLPIVLVHGIWNRAEIFTTLKTYLEANDHVVYALTMTPNNGDALLESLARQLATFIDSRLAPQQQFNLLGFSMGGLVSRYYVQRLGGLSRVEKFVTVSTPHRGTFLALGSDRPGIRQMCPNSDFIKALNQDADCLKVLQFFSFWTPFDLLILPPWSSLIGSGQTRRLLIPSHNRMIRDQQALFVIAQALA; the protein is encoded by the coding sequence ATGAGTAATTCTTCAAAATTACCGATCGTACTAGTTCACGGTATCTGGAATCGAGCGGAGATTTTTACAACCCTCAAAACCTATCTAGAAGCGAACGACCATGTTGTCTACGCACTGACTATGACGCCTAACAATGGCGACGCATTGTTAGAGAGCTTAGCCCGTCAACTTGCTACCTTTATCGATAGCAGGCTAGCACCCCAACAGCAATTTAACCTGTTGGGATTTAGTATGGGAGGATTGGTGAGCCGCTACTATGTGCAGCGACTAGGCGGATTGAGTAGAGTAGAAAAGTTTGTGACGGTTTCTACGCCGCACCGAGGAACATTCTTAGCACTGGGTAGCGATCGCCCGGGCATCCGTCAAATGTGTCCAAACAGCGATTTTATCAAAGCGCTTAACCAGGATGCAGACTGTTTGAAAGTGCTTCAGTTCTTTTCTTTTTGGACACCCTTTGACCTTCTAATTTTGCCACCATGGAGTTCTTTAATTGGCAGCGGACAGACACGGCGACTACTGATCCCTAGTCACAACCGTATGATTAGAGATCAACAGGCACTTTTTGTCATTGCCCAAGCACTAGCTTGA
- the purU gene encoding formyltetrahydrofolate deformylase, translating into MSSPRRYILTLSCPDRVGIVAAVSTLISNNNGWINQAHHHSDQLEQRFFTRQEILADSLSFPIEELRSRFEPIAAQFKMDWKIRDSTRKTRVVVLVSKSGHCLYDLLSRWKSQELEIEIACVISNHEVFRGLVEWHGIPYYYVPVTPQKKTAAYSQMMSYFEAVDGDVMVLARYMQILPPEMCDRYSGKIINIHHSFLPSFVGAKPYHQAYARGVKLIGATCHYVTEDLDCGPIIDQDVLRIDHSDAPRDLVRYGKDIEKTVLARGLRYHIEDRVMLHKNKTIVFR; encoded by the coding sequence ATGTCTTCTCCTCGACGCTATATTCTTACTCTTTCTTGTCCGGACCGTGTAGGTATTGTTGCGGCGGTGAGTACCTTGATTTCGAATAACAACGGTTGGATCAACCAGGCTCATCACCATTCTGACCAGCTAGAGCAGCGTTTTTTTACTCGTCAGGAGATCCTGGCGGATTCGCTCAGTTTCCCCATCGAGGAATTGCGTAGCCGGTTTGAGCCAATTGCCGCTCAATTTAAGATGGACTGGAAAATTAGAGACTCGACCAGAAAGACCCGGGTTGTCGTCCTGGTCTCAAAAAGCGGCCACTGTTTGTATGATTTACTATCTCGGTGGAAATCACAAGAGCTCGAGATTGAAATTGCCTGTGTGATCTCTAATCACGAGGTGTTTAGAGGTTTGGTCGAATGGCATGGGATTCCTTACTATTATGTACCGGTAACACCTCAAAAAAAGACAGCGGCTTACTCACAGATGATGTCTTACTTTGAAGCGGTTGATGGCGATGTCATGGTGCTCGCACGCTATATGCAAATACTGCCACCAGAGATGTGTGATCGCTATTCTGGAAAAATCATCAATATTCACCATTCATTTCTCCCTTCTTTTGTCGGTGCAAAGCCCTATCACCAAGCCTATGCACGCGGTGTAAAGCTGATTGGAGCTACCTGTCACTACGTCACCGAAGATCTCGATTGCGGACCGATCATTGATCAAGATGTGTTGCGCATTGACCATTCTGACGCGCCAAGAGACCTGGTCCGCTACGGTAAAGATATCGAGAAGACCGTTCTTGCTAGAGGGTTACGTTATCACATTGAAGATAGGGTGATGCTGCATAAGAATAAGACGATTGTCTTTCGATAG
- a CDS encoding RNA-binding protein, translated as MSIYVGNLSFDATRDDINEVFVEYGSVKSVKVPTDRETGRVRGFAFVEMSSDAEEEAAIAALDGAEWMGRTLKVNKARPRT; from the coding sequence ATGTCAATTTACGTTGGAAATCTATCGTTTGATGCTACTCGCGATGACATCAACGAAGTCTTTGTTGAGTACGGTTCAGTTAAGTCTGTGAAGGTTCCTACCGATCGCGAAACCGGTCGAGTGAGAGGTTTCGCGTTTGTAGAGATGTCTAGTGATGCAGAGGAAGAAGCGGCCATTGCCGCTTTAGATGGGGCTGAGTGGATGGGTCGCACACTAAAGGTAAACAAGGCTAGACCTAGGACCTAA
- the queC gene encoding 7-cyano-7-deazaguanine synthase QueC: MKPSPKAVVLLSGGLDSATCAAQAIADGYDVIALSFNYGQRHDRELLAARELVSALDITEHQIIDINLAQWGGSSLTDRTMVIPTEGKDLDAKVIPSTYVPGRNTVFIAIALSLAEASGAIAIYLGINAVDYSGYPDCRPDYLAAFQTLASLSSKAGLENRAPKLVAPLISDSKVDIVHRALNLGVPIEKTWSCYSGEDLPCGRCDSCRIRNDALVKAGRRDLATFSEVTRPSPPDRTCHNDR, from the coding sequence ATGAAGCCATCCCCAAAGGCCGTTGTCTTACTCTCTGGTGGGCTAGACTCAGCTACCTGCGCTGCCCAAGCAATTGCAGATGGCTATGACGTAATTGCGCTGTCTTTCAACTACGGTCAGCGTCATGATAGAGAGCTGCTGGCCGCGCGAGAACTGGTCAGTGCTTTGGACATCACGGAGCATCAGATAATAGATATTAATTTAGCTCAGTGGGGCGGTTCGTCTTTGACCGATCGGACTATGGTCATTCCGACTGAGGGTAAAGACTTAGACGCTAAGGTGATTCCATCGACCTATGTACCAGGGCGCAATACTGTGTTTATTGCGATCGCTCTTTCCCTGGCTGAAGCTAGCGGAGCGATCGCTATTTATCTTGGTATCAACGCTGTCGATTACTCTGGCTATCCAGACTGTCGGCCCGACTACCTAGCTGCTTTTCAGACGTTAGCATCCCTATCTTCAAAAGCTGGACTTGAAAATCGCGCTCCTAAGCTTGTGGCCCCCCTCATTTCAGATTCTAAAGTTGACATCGTTCATAGAGCCTTGAACCTAGGCGTCCCGATTGAAAAAACCTGGTCTTGCTATAGCGGAGAAGATCTTCCTTGCGGCCGCTGTGACTCTTGTCGAATTAGAAACGATGCTTTAGTCAAAGCGGGTAGGCGCGATTTGGCGACGTTTTCTGAAGTGACCAGGCCATCCCCACCGGACAGGACCTGTCACAATGATAGGTAG
- a CDS encoding DUF3493 domain-containing protein, protein MASKNKTSRQKGSANKNQKTNSPNSLKANSRTKDIPRKTPPKGMSQARYDKLVAESQAPYKGLRKFMYAAFGASGAVGGFVFFTKILAGRDLAASLPNLALQLGVVALMVFLFRWEDRNQEDG, encoded by the coding sequence ATGGCTAGTAAGAACAAGACATCTCGTCAAAAGGGCTCAGCTAACAAAAATCAGAAGACTAACTCACCAAACAGTCTGAAAGCGAACTCAAGGACCAAAGACATTCCTAGAAAAACGCCGCCAAAGGGCATGAGTCAAGCGCGCTATGACAAACTAGTCGCGGAATCTCAAGCGCCTTATAAAGGTTTGAGAAAGTTTATGTACGCTGCTTTTGGGGCCTCCGGTGCAGTTGGCGGATTCGTTTTTTTTACAAAGATCTTAGCTGGACGAGATCTGGCTGCATCGCTGCCAAATCTCGCTTTGCAACTTGGTGTTGTCGCTCTGATGGTGTTTTTATTTCGTTGGGAAGACCGCAATCAAGAAGATGGCTAG
- a CDS encoding VOC family protein, with product MSTIFHLSFPIADIPQTKHFYVEGLGCEVGREGKGSLILNLGGHQLVAHVVKEPTTAQTGIYPRHFGLTFETEQEWEAALTRAKEKKLTFYQQPKHRFKGDRIEHRTFFLEDPFHNLLEFKYYVYPSAVFGEHQYSKVGDKTE from the coding sequence ATGAGTACTATCTTTCATCTTTCTTTCCCTATCGCAGATATTCCCCAGACCAAACACTTCTATGTTGAAGGGCTCGGTTGTGAGGTCGGTAGAGAGGGTAAGGGTTCACTGATTCTAAACCTAGGTGGTCACCAACTAGTTGCCCATGTCGTGAAAGAGCCCACCACGGCACAAACAGGGATTTATCCAAGACATTTCGGTCTTACTTTTGAAACAGAACAAGAGTGGGAAGCAGCATTGACTAGGGCTAAGGAGAAAAAGCTGACCTTCTACCAGCAGCCTAAGCATCGATTCAAAGGTGATCGCATTGAGCATCGAACCTTCTTCCTAGAAGATCCCTTTCATAACCTGCTGGAGTTTAAGTATTACGTCTATCCCAGCGCAGTGTTTGGAGAACATCAGTATTCAAAGGTAGGAGACAAGACGGAGTGA